A genomic region of Thermotoga sp. Ku-13t contains the following coding sequences:
- a CDS encoding [Fe-Fe] hydrogenase large subunit C-terminal domain-containing protein has product MTVYVDNRPVEIDSNAENLLEALRKVGIEIPNLCYLSETSSYGACRMCLVDVDGQLVTSCTIKPREGMHIKTNTPEIQQLRKGILELILASHNRDCTVCERNGSCKLQKYAEDFGIRKVRFEELRKSQLVDASSPIVRDSSRCILCGDCVRMCEEVQSVGAIDFAYRGIESRVTTAFEANLSDTECVYCGQCVSVCPTGALYVRNDTEKLYEALSSGKTVIGMIAPAVRVAIAEEFKIDKDPFIAERLVSFLKLVGFTKVFDVAFGADLVAFEEAHELLERIERNEKLPLFTSCCPAWVKYVEQFYPTLTNNLSSVKSPQQALGTIVKKIYAKKMNLDPEKIYLVSFMPCIAKKFEAEREEHEGIVDLVLTSRELAQLIKASRIDLSKLEPQPFDRPYGVSSQGGLDFGKSGGVLSSVISVINDETGVEKQKILELEKGIRLVEVKTKDGRTIKGLIVFGLSKARRIVNDILEGRLDVDAVEVMACNFGCVGGGGQPYPNDTQARQSRAKHLKELVSVRSLISPSENYHMRKLYEEVESLHELIHTSYRPRKRIVHEDVEVLPAENGEKVTVKVCLGTSCYLKGSYKLLSQLIELAKRKEYSGVEIMGTFCLENCDRSPNVLVNDKLVSEADLEKVEREIERQLKERIHDASQTNV; this is encoded by the coding sequence ATGACAGTTTACGTGGACAACAGGCCGGTTGAGATAGATTCGAACGCGGAAAACTTGCTCGAGGCACTCAGGAAGGTCGGAATCGAGATACCGAATCTGTGTTACCTGTCAGAAACCTCCAGCTACGGCGCGTGCAGGATGTGTCTCGTCGACGTCGATGGTCAGCTCGTCACCTCCTGCACGATAAAACCAAGAGAAGGTATGCACATCAAAACGAACACACCAGAGATCCAGCAATTGAGAAAAGGTATTCTCGAGCTCATACTCGCCAGTCACAACAGAGATTGCACCGTGTGTGAACGAAACGGCAGCTGCAAACTGCAAAAGTACGCGGAAGACTTTGGGATCAGAAAGGTGCGTTTTGAGGAACTGCGAAAATCCCAGCTCGTTGACGCCTCCAGTCCCATTGTGAGGGACTCGAGCAGGTGCATTCTGTGCGGAGACTGCGTGAGGATGTGCGAGGAGGTGCAGTCCGTCGGCGCGATAGATTTCGCGTACCGCGGCATAGAATCGCGCGTCACAACGGCGTTCGAAGCGAACCTCTCTGACACCGAGTGTGTCTACTGCGGTCAGTGTGTTTCCGTCTGTCCCACTGGCGCACTGTACGTGAGGAACGATACAGAAAAACTTTACGAAGCGCTGTCGAGCGGAAAGACAGTCATCGGCATGATCGCACCCGCCGTGAGGGTGGCCATAGCGGAAGAATTCAAAATCGATAAAGATCCGTTCATCGCGGAGCGTTTGGTGAGCTTCCTCAAGCTGGTGGGATTCACGAAGGTCTTCGATGTGGCCTTCGGTGCCGACCTCGTGGCCTTCGAAGAGGCACACGAACTCCTGGAACGCATCGAGCGGAACGAGAAACTCCCGCTTTTCACCTCATGCTGTCCCGCGTGGGTCAAGTACGTGGAACAGTTCTACCCAACACTCACGAACAACCTATCCAGCGTGAAATCTCCACAGCAGGCTCTTGGAACCATCGTGAAGAAGATTTACGCGAAGAAGATGAACCTCGATCCGGAGAAGATCTATCTGGTGTCGTTCATGCCGTGCATCGCGAAGAAGTTCGAAGCCGAACGAGAAGAACACGAGGGCATCGTCGATCTGGTATTGACGAGTAGAGAACTGGCACAACTCATCAAAGCGAGCCGTATCGATCTGAGCAAGCTCGAACCGCAGCCGTTCGATCGTCCCTACGGTGTCTCCTCCCAGGGTGGACTCGATTTTGGAAAGAGCGGAGGGGTCCTCTCGAGCGTGATCAGTGTCATCAACGACGAAACAGGTGTCGAAAAGCAGAAAATTCTTGAGCTCGAAAAGGGAATAAGGCTCGTCGAAGTGAAAACGAAGGATGGAAGGACCATCAAAGGCTTGATAGTCTTCGGCCTATCGAAGGCAAGGAGAATCGTCAACGACATCCTCGAAGGCAGGCTTGACGTGGACGCAGTCGAGGTCATGGCGTGCAACTTCGGTTGTGTCGGTGGGGGAGGCCAACCCTATCCGAACGACACGCAGGCGAGACAGAGCAGGGCGAAACATTTGAAAGAGCTCGTCTCAGTGAGGAGTCTGATCTCGCCGTCAGAGAACTACCACATGAGAAAACTGTACGAAGAGGTCGAATCGCTGCACGAACTGATCCACACGAGTTACAGACCCAGGAAACGCATCGTACACGAAGATGTCGAGGTGCTCCCTGCCGAGAACGGCGAGAAAGTCACGGTCAAAGTCTGCCTCGGAACGTCCTGCTACCTCAAAGGCTCGTACAAACTGCTCTCACAACTGATCGAGCTTGCAAAACGCAAAGAGTATTCCGGCGTCGAGATAATGGGTACGTTCTGCCTGGAGAATTGCGATCGTTCACCGAACGTGCTCGTGAATGATAAACTCGTGAGTGAAGCGGACCTCGAAAAGGTGGAAAGAGAAATTGAAAGACAGCTCAAGGAAAGAATCCATGATGCTTCCCAGACCAACGTTTGA
- a CDS encoding NADH-ubiquinone oxidoreductase-F iron-sulfur binding region domain-containing protein — MLRNLTEAYEFIEKQKEIRNAKLRNLSVYICVGTGCSAKGAQKVYRKFQEVLEREKLSVNVFKMDDAHEGIVRKTGCCGRCSSGPLVVVQPYGYFYAHVGVDDVEKIVERTLKRGEIVEELLLIDFETNERVKSLEDTQLYKRQNFYIMEDIGKSECDSIEDYMGRGGYSSLLKVLSSMKPEEVIETIKASGLRGRGGGGFPTGLKWEATRKSKSDVKFVVCNGDEGDPGAFMNRTLLERDPHLVLEGMIIAAYAVGAQKGYAYVRAEYPIAIQMLQKAIEDARRLGLLGENILGTGFSFDLEIKEGAGAFVCGEETALLASIEGKRGMPRPRPPYPAQAGLWGYPTLINNVETYANVPRIIRDGVEKYRKLGTPGSPGTKMFSVTGPVKMTGIVEVQFGTTLRQIIFDICGGLLNNEKIKAVQIGGPSGACLSVEHLDMPLDYDTLKSVDAMVGSGGIVVISEKTCMVEVARFFLDFTKRESCGKCVPCREGTAQAYRILEKFVNAKASEEDLKNLEFLAKLIKTASLCGLGKTAPNPILSTLRWFRSEYEAHLRGICPSGSCTAFKKYVIDEKLCKGCGLCARSCPNGAISGERGKPYVIDPEKCVKCGLCVEKCRFKAIKVA, encoded by the coding sequence ATGCTCAGAAATCTAACTGAAGCTTACGAGTTCATAGAGAAGCAGAAAGAGATAAGAAACGCAAAGCTACGCAACCTTTCAGTCTACATCTGCGTTGGTACTGGCTGCAGCGCGAAAGGGGCGCAGAAGGTCTACAGGAAATTTCAGGAAGTGCTCGAGCGTGAAAAGCTCAGCGTAAATGTTTTCAAAATGGACGATGCACACGAAGGAATCGTGAGAAAAACTGGATGTTGCGGCCGGTGTTCTTCAGGTCCCCTCGTGGTCGTTCAGCCTTACGGCTATTTCTACGCACACGTCGGTGTTGACGACGTTGAAAAGATCGTGGAACGCACCTTGAAGAGGGGAGAAATCGTCGAAGAATTGCTTCTGATCGATTTTGAAACGAACGAGCGCGTCAAATCGCTCGAGGACACACAGCTTTACAAAAGACAGAACTTCTACATCATGGAAGACATCGGCAAGAGCGAGTGCGACAGCATAGAGGACTACATGGGCAGGGGAGGGTACTCTTCTTTACTGAAGGTCCTTTCGAGCATGAAACCAGAGGAAGTGATCGAGACGATCAAAGCGTCCGGACTGAGAGGCAGAGGCGGTGGAGGCTTCCCAACGGGGCTCAAGTGGGAGGCGACGAGAAAGAGTAAATCGGACGTGAAGTTCGTCGTGTGCAACGGTGATGAGGGCGATCCAGGTGCTTTCATGAACAGAACACTGCTTGAAAGAGATCCACACCTGGTCCTGGAGGGCATGATCATCGCGGCCTACGCTGTGGGGGCACAGAAAGGGTACGCGTACGTGCGCGCGGAATACCCCATAGCCATTCAGATGCTCCAGAAAGCCATCGAAGATGCGAGAAGGCTCGGCCTGCTGGGCGAGAACATTCTCGGGACGGGCTTCTCTTTCGACCTCGAGATAAAGGAAGGTGCGGGGGCTTTCGTCTGCGGTGAAGAAACTGCCCTGCTCGCATCGATCGAGGGAAAGCGCGGTATGCCGAGGCCAAGACCACCGTACCCTGCGCAGGCGGGCCTGTGGGGATATCCCACCCTGATAAACAACGTGGAGACTTACGCGAACGTTCCGAGGATCATCAGGGACGGCGTTGAGAAGTACAGAAAGCTCGGAACGCCAGGTTCTCCCGGTACGAAGATGTTCTCCGTCACGGGTCCTGTGAAGATGACCGGCATCGTCGAAGTGCAGTTCGGAACAACGTTGAGACAGATCATATTCGACATCTGCGGCGGCCTTTTGAACAACGAAAAGATCAAGGCGGTTCAGATAGGAGGTCCTTCCGGGGCGTGCCTGTCCGTGGAACATCTGGACATGCCGCTCGACTACGACACGCTCAAGTCCGTCGACGCGATGGTCGGTTCCGGTGGCATCGTGGTCATAAGTGAGAAAACATGCATGGTTGAAGTTGCGAGGTTCTTTTTGGATTTCACCAAGAGAGAATCCTGCGGCAAGTGCGTGCCGTGCCGTGAAGGCACCGCCCAGGCTTACAGAATCCTCGAAAAGTTCGTCAACGCGAAGGCGAGCGAGGAAGATCTGAAGAATCTGGAGTTCCTCGCAAAACTCATCAAGACAGCCTCACTGTGTGGTTTGGGTAAAACCGCACCCAATCCCATACTGAGCACCCTCAGATGGTTCAGGTCCGAATACGAAGCACATCTGCGCGGAATCTGTCCAAGCGGCTCGTGCACCGCTTTCAAGAAATACGTGATCGATGAAAAACTGTGCAAAGGTTGCGGACTGTGCGCGCGCTCCTGTCCGAACGGTGCCATAAGTGGCGAGAGAGGAAAACCTTACGTGATAGACCCTGAAAAGTGCGTGAAGTGCGGACTGTGCGTTGAGAAGTGCAGGTTCAAAGCCATCAAGGTCGCGTGA
- the nuoE gene encoding NADH-quinone oxidoreductase subunit NuoE: MERTYEAVEQILRKYNYRRENLVKILLEVQKLHRYLSKDVIHYVAVALQLPPAKVYGVATFYAQFSLKPKGEYTILICDGTACHMEGSMSLIKAIEEEIGIKPGEVTKDLKFSLDCVGCLGACALAPAMVINDEVYGNLTPEKVKEILRSLRGDGDAQKSN; this comes from the coding sequence TTGGAAAGAACATACGAAGCGGTTGAACAGATCTTGAGGAAGTACAACTACAGAAGAGAAAACCTCGTCAAGATCCTGCTGGAAGTTCAGAAGCTTCATCGTTACCTTTCGAAAGACGTGATCCACTACGTCGCCGTCGCGCTGCAACTACCGCCAGCCAAAGTGTACGGTGTGGCCACGTTCTACGCACAGTTCTCGCTGAAGCCCAAGGGAGAATACACGATCCTGATCTGTGATGGGACGGCCTGCCATATGGAAGGCTCTATGAGCCTGATCAAGGCGATCGAGGAAGAGATAGGCATCAAACCGGGTGAGGTCACGAAAGATCTCAAATTCAGTCTGGACTGTGTTGGATGCCTCGGAGCGTGTGCGCTCGCACCCGCGATGGTGATAAACGATGAAGTCTATGGCAACCTCACGCCGGAAAAGGTGAAAGAAATCCTTCGAAGCCTGAGGGGTGATGGCGATGCTCAGAAATCTAACTGA
- a CDS encoding SpoIIE family protein phosphatase encodes MLTCQIDHAKKNKAGEEICGDSICVKKSSERVVVAVSDGLGSGIKASILSTLTAKMAATMLFHGVPLDEVVTSILKTLPICKVRGISYANFCCMVYDAKANKCTVVEYEFPVVLYLRDGQTIELEKEERTIEGRKILLSRITPKENDLLFVMTDGVSQAGMGTVQFPLGFGVKNILREIQSLLKYKLPPADIVNHLVKLAQHLDRETRGDDALAMVAQFRPLYVLNIFVGPPEDKSKDESMVKRFLNMPGKKVICGGTTAQIFERVLGKKVQIELDTISFDSPPVGKLEGFELVTEGIVTLTHIFRYLEGQQNTLSLAPQMLLNLLLEADEINFIVGRAINPAHQNPLFSHDVSLKFRIVHDIARILRERGKIVNVEYC; translated from the coding sequence GTGCTCACGTGTCAGATAGATCATGCGAAGAAGAACAAAGCCGGTGAAGAAATCTGCGGAGATTCCATATGTGTGAAGAAGAGTTCCGAAAGGGTCGTCGTCGCCGTCTCGGACGGTCTTGGTAGTGGCATCAAAGCAAGCATACTCTCGACGCTCACGGCAAAGATGGCCGCCACGATGCTCTTCCACGGTGTTCCGCTTGATGAAGTGGTCACGTCGATACTGAAAACGTTGCCCATCTGCAAAGTGAGGGGTATAAGCTACGCGAACTTCTGCTGCATGGTGTACGACGCGAAAGCCAACAAATGCACCGTGGTGGAGTACGAATTCCCCGTCGTCCTCTATTTGAGAGATGGACAGACGATCGAACTCGAGAAAGAGGAACGGACCATCGAGGGAAGAAAGATCCTGCTGAGCAGGATCACACCGAAAGAGAACGACCTGCTCTTCGTGATGACCGATGGGGTTTCTCAGGCTGGAATGGGCACCGTTCAGTTTCCACTCGGTTTCGGTGTGAAGAACATCTTGAGAGAGATCCAGTCGCTTCTGAAATACAAACTTCCGCCCGCTGACATCGTGAACCACCTCGTGAAACTCGCGCAGCATCTGGACAGAGAGACGAGGGGAGACGATGCGCTCGCAATGGTCGCACAATTCAGGCCCTTGTACGTGCTCAACATCTTCGTGGGACCTCCAGAGGACAAAAGCAAGGACGAATCGATGGTCAAACGCTTTCTGAACATGCCTGGAAAGAAGGTCATCTGCGGTGGCACCACGGCACAGATCTTCGAGCGCGTCCTTGGCAAGAAAGTACAGATCGAGCTCGACACGATTTCTTTTGATTCTCCGCCTGTGGGGAAACTCGAAGGCTTCGAGCTTGTCACCGAAGGCATCGTCACGCTCACCCACATATTCAGATACCTTGAGGGCCAGCAGAACACACTCAGCCTCGCTCCGCAGATGCTTTTGAATCTCTTGCTCGAAGCCGACGAGATCAACTTCATTGTGGGAAGAGCCATCAACCCGGCGCACCAGAATCCCCTGTTCAGCCACGATGTTTCGCTCAAGTTCAGGATCGTTCACGATATCGCACGTATTCTGAGAGAACGCGGAAAGATCGTGAACGTGGAGTACTGCTGA
- a CDS encoding [Fe-Fe] hydrogenase large subunit C-terminal domain-containing protein codes for MPLIVSNEVDCLYCYKCLRNCPVKAISFCAGKTHVQEEECIHCATCVSVCPQKAKGYTKNIEEFRKLCGKPFLVSIAPSFFAHYDEPYRIVSVLKSLGAEIVQETALGAEIVSKEYSRIFQERGTVITTACPVVVELAEKHYPSVLSHLANVDSPMVTHAKFLKKLHGELPVVFIGPCVAKKAEGTVDVVLTFEELDAFIEEEKMDPSRFDEQLPEGPYPSRARMYPVSSGINYTVQTQFDAHIIVEGVENLIELFEKFSPSERKIFIEASACHGGCINGPAIRKDLSLAEKRSRIVEHAKRMSQLQQSSFQAQLNLERVFAAKKKEHEIDEARIEEVLIEMGKADESKRLNCGACGYNSCREKAIAVILGKAEKEMCITYLVDKLKAATHKVVEESPNAIIMVKDGKIIYRNKTALNLLRSNHEDLIPRLRESFFKGQPLQIDSHVYYVKFFILPEEKADVYLLVDITKEREQEETLRRIKKETLRKMEEMLVKQMRVVQEVAGLLGETVAEIKVSFTELRKTLEE; via the coding sequence ATGCCATTGATCGTTTCGAACGAGGTGGACTGTCTTTACTGCTACAAGTGTTTGAGAAACTGTCCAGTCAAGGCGATCTCGTTCTGTGCGGGGAAGACTCACGTGCAGGAAGAAGAGTGTATCCACTGCGCTACGTGCGTTTCGGTTTGTCCCCAGAAGGCGAAGGGTTACACAAAGAACATCGAGGAATTCAGAAAGCTTTGCGGTAAACCCTTCCTCGTTTCTATCGCACCTTCTTTCTTCGCCCACTACGACGAGCCTTACAGGATCGTATCGGTGTTGAAGTCTCTGGGTGCAGAGATCGTGCAGGAAACCGCACTCGGTGCCGAGATCGTCTCGAAGGAATATTCGAGGATCTTCCAGGAACGTGGAACCGTCATTACTACGGCGTGTCCCGTGGTGGTCGAGCTCGCAGAGAAGCACTATCCTTCTGTACTGAGTCACCTTGCAAATGTGGATTCTCCCATGGTCACGCATGCGAAGTTTCTGAAGAAACTTCACGGTGAACTGCCTGTGGTGTTCATCGGTCCTTGTGTTGCGAAAAAAGCTGAAGGAACCGTTGACGTTGTTCTGACCTTCGAAGAGCTCGACGCTTTCATCGAGGAAGAGAAAATGGATCCATCCCGTTTCGACGAGCAGTTACCGGAAGGCCCGTATCCATCCAGGGCCAGGATGTATCCGGTTTCGAGTGGCATCAACTACACGGTTCAGACGCAGTTCGATGCGCACATCATCGTTGAGGGTGTGGAGAATCTCATTGAACTCTTCGAGAAATTCTCACCTTCTGAACGGAAAATCTTCATCGAAGCTTCGGCGTGCCATGGGGGATGCATCAATGGGCCCGCGATCAGAAAAGATCTCAGCCTCGCAGAAAAACGCTCTCGCATCGTTGAACACGCGAAGAGGATGTCTCAACTCCAGCAATCTTCCTTCCAGGCTCAGTTGAACCTTGAGAGAGTTTTTGCTGCGAAGAAGAAAGAACACGAAATCGACGAGGCGAGGATCGAAGAAGTTTTGATCGAGATGGGAAAGGCGGATGAAAGCAAGAGGTTGAACTGTGGAGCGTGTGGATACAACAGCTGCAGAGAGAAAGCGATTGCGGTGATCCTGGGCAAAGCGGAAAAAGAGATGTGCATCACTTACCTCGTCGACAAACTGAAGGCTGCGACGCACAAGGTCGTTGAAGAATCACCCAACGCGATCATCATGGTGAAAGACGGCAAAATAATTTACCGCAACAAGACCGCCCTGAACCTTCTGAGGAGCAATCACGAAGATTTGATCCCGAGGCTGAGAGAATCCTTCTTCAAAGGCCAGCCCCTTCAGATAGATTCACACGTTTACTACGTCAAGTTCTTCATCCTTCCGGAAGAAAAGGCGGATGTGTACCTTCTTGTGGACATCACGAAAGAAAGAGAGCAGGAAGAGACGCTCAGGCGTATCAAGAAAGAGACGCTCAGGAAGATGGAAGAGATGCTGGTCAAGCAGATGAGGGTGGTTCAGGAAGTGGCAGGGCTGCTCGGTGAAACGGTCGCGGAGATAAAGGTCAGTTTCACCGAACTGAGGAAGACCCTGGAGGAATGA
- a CDS encoding NAD(P)H-dependent oxidoreductase subunit E yields the protein MRVRVCMGSSCHLKGSYQIVEKLLQLKERGLNLDISGSLCFGKCSEGICVEIDGQIHTNVTVEKLEQILGVKTCH from the coding sequence ATGCGGGTGAGGGTGTGCATGGGAAGCTCTTGCCATTTAAAGGGTTCGTACCAGATCGTTGAGAAACTCCTTCAACTGAAGGAGCGGGGTCTCAACCTGGACATTTCTGGTTCGCTGTGTTTTGGAAAATGTTCCGAAGGGATTTGCGTTGAGATAGATGGTCAGATCCACACGAACGTCACGGTGGAGAAGCTCGAACAGATTCTGGGAGTGAAAACATGCCATTGA
- a CDS encoding TIGR00269 family protein, producing the protein MKCRKCSQTAVIHLPQHNTAYCEQHFNEYFLGRVQKAIKTYSMIEKNERVLVAVSGGKDSVSLWHALVKLNYRCDALFLDTGMGRPRLEELQQLAEGMNSRFIVYDAHEDLLGLDIPKIAKLLKRPTCSVCGNVRRYLMNKFAVENGYDVVATGHNLDDEVSFLLGNVLNWQEGYLTRQSPTLPKTHAKFVKKIKPFILLTEKETYAYALLNNLPFSEEKCPFSKGASSLLYKRVLNEIELVQPGTKLRFYTGAQKFFKEEKEPIELRECAVCGYPTTEEVCSFCRMKERLKNALGEQAF; encoded by the coding sequence GTGAAGTGCAGAAAATGCTCTCAGACGGCCGTCATACACTTACCTCAGCACAACACCGCTTACTGTGAACAACACTTCAACGAGTATTTCTTGGGAAGGGTTCAGAAGGCGATAAAAACTTACTCGATGATAGAGAAGAACGAACGGGTGCTCGTCGCTGTCTCGGGTGGAAAAGACAGCGTCTCTCTGTGGCACGCGCTGGTGAAGCTGAATTACAGATGCGACGCTTTGTTTCTCGATACTGGCATGGGTAGGCCGAGGCTCGAAGAGCTCCAGCAGCTGGCAGAGGGCATGAACAGCAGGTTCATCGTTTACGATGCGCACGAAGACCTGCTGGGTCTGGACATACCGAAGATTGCGAAGCTTCTGAAAAGACCGACTTGTTCGGTCTGTGGAAACGTCAGAAGGTATTTGATGAACAAATTCGCCGTCGAGAACGGCTACGACGTGGTGGCGACGGGTCACAATCTAGACGACGAGGTTTCCTTTTTACTCGGAAACGTTCTGAACTGGCAGGAGGGCTATCTGACCAGACAATCTCCAACGTTACCGAAAACTCACGCAAAGTTCGTCAAGAAGATCAAACCGTTCATTTTGCTCACGGAGAAGGAAACTTACGCTTACGCGCTTTTGAACAACCTTCCTTTCTCCGAAGAAAAATGCCCGTTCTCGAAGGGGGCAAGCTCACTGCTTTACAAGAGGGTTCTGAACGAGATAGAACTGGTACAGCCAGGCACCAAGCTGAGGTTCTACACCGGTGCACAAAAATTTTTCAAGGAAGAGAAAGAGCCTATAGAGTTGCGTGAATGTGCGGTGTGTGGCTATCCGACGACGGAGGAAGTCTGCAGTTTTTGTAGGATGAAAGAGAGGTTGAAGAATGCCCTGGGAGAACAGGCGTTTTGA
- the rodA gene encoding rod shape-determining protein RodA — protein MPWENRRFELFIPIIVACLMIVGLLALYSATRDHGLYFVRKQIVWDILGIVAMFAMVLMRERYLKIAGTVLYVASIFSLVLVLFYGTISGGARRWFDLKFGYFQPSEFARLSLLILNASLLSQPNKRNFYTSFFLTLICVGLVAIEPDLGTALLMGGIWFSMALVSQVKVKSLMRIVVVISLMVLLLFFFGLKDYQRDRIVSFFNPGRYAQGSAYNMLQSIHTVGSGGVLGRGFLKGPATRLKFVPKNHTDFIFSVVGEEFGFLGTALLIFLYFLLCWRIVKAIKFAKDEFWRILCSGVLATFSLQVFINMGMCMGLAPVTGLPLPFVSYGGSATLFLSIHLGLVMKAIAIAKSGTELQT, from the coding sequence ATGCCCTGGGAGAACAGGCGTTTTGAGCTGTTCATTCCCATCATAGTAGCCTGCTTGATGATTGTAGGGCTTCTCGCCCTGTACAGTGCAACGAGGGATCACGGTCTGTACTTCGTCCGCAAGCAGATCGTCTGGGATATTCTCGGCATCGTTGCGATGTTTGCGATGGTTCTGATGAGGGAACGCTATTTGAAGATCGCGGGCACAGTGCTTTACGTCGCTTCGATTTTTTCGCTCGTTCTGGTCCTCTTCTATGGTACGATTTCTGGTGGGGCGCGACGCTGGTTCGATCTAAAATTCGGTTACTTCCAACCTTCGGAGTTCGCAAGACTTTCTCTCCTGATACTCAACGCATCGTTGCTTTCGCAACCGAACAAGAGGAACTTCTACACCTCTTTTTTTCTGACTCTGATCTGTGTGGGTCTTGTGGCGATAGAGCCAGACCTCGGAACGGCGCTCCTGATGGGTGGGATCTGGTTCTCCATGGCGCTCGTCAGCCAGGTGAAGGTCAAGAGCTTGATGAGGATCGTGGTTGTGATATCCTTGATGGTGCTTTTGCTTTTCTTTTTTGGTTTGAAGGACTATCAGAGGGACAGGATCGTGTCGTTCTTCAACCCCGGAAGGTACGCTCAGGGTAGCGCGTACAACATGCTCCAATCGATCCACACGGTTGGCTCTGGTGGAGTTCTGGGAAGAGGTTTCCTCAAAGGTCCCGCGACCAGGCTCAAGTTCGTTCCGAAGAACCACACCGACTTCATCTTCTCGGTGGTGGGTGAGGAGTTCGGTTTTCTGGGAACAGCCCTTTTGATCTTTCTCTACTTTCTTCTGTGTTGGAGGATAGTGAAGGCGATCAAGTTCGCGAAGGATGAGTTCTGGAGGATCCTGTGTTCCGGAGTGCTCGCGACCTTTTCGCTTCAGGTGTTCATAAACATGGGTATGTGCATGGGACTGGCACCGGTAACAGGCCTGCCGCTGCCGTTCGTGAGCTACGGTGGTTCAGCGACATTGTTTTTATCGATCCACCTGGGCCTGGTCATGAAAGCTATTGCGATCGCGAAGAGTGGAACGGAGCTTCAAACGTGA
- a CDS encoding sulfide/dihydroorotate dehydrogenase-like FAD/NAD-binding protein, translating into MNVIRRKRRLAPSVYEFLIENKHIVRYAQPGQFVVIRLHEKAERIPITIAGKEGDCFRAVVRAVGKSTYELCLAEEGSSILDVAGPLGRPSEIDLYGNVMLVGGGVGIATLLPIAEALKAKGNRLYVVLGGRSKEYVIMLEEFSKIADELIVTTDDGSFGIKGVVTDGMQLLFEREKIDIVWAVGPTIMMKFCSMKAKEHGVKIWVSLNPIMVDGTGMCGACRVSVDGKIRFACVDGPEFEGDRVDWDELFKRLAQYRKEEEESLKLFIQKVGDLSWL; encoded by the coding sequence GTGAACGTGATTCGAAGAAAGCGTCGTTTGGCGCCGAGTGTGTACGAGTTTCTGATCGAGAATAAACATATAGTTAGATACGCACAGCCTGGGCAGTTCGTCGTGATAAGACTGCATGAAAAAGCCGAGCGCATCCCCATAACCATCGCCGGGAAGGAAGGAGATTGCTTCCGCGCCGTGGTCAGGGCCGTGGGCAAGAGCACCTACGAGCTCTGCCTTGCCGAAGAGGGAAGTTCGATCCTGGATGTGGCAGGTCCGCTGGGAAGGCCCAGCGAGATAGATCTCTACGGGAACGTGATGCTTGTCGGTGGAGGGGTAGGTATCGCCACGTTATTGCCCATCGCCGAAGCGCTCAAGGCCAAAGGTAACAGGCTCTACGTTGTGCTCGGTGGGAGGAGCAAAGAGTACGTGATCATGCTCGAAGAATTCTCGAAGATCGCCGACGAATTGATAGTCACGACGGACGATGGCTCTTTCGGCATCAAGGGCGTTGTCACGGACGGCATGCAGCTTCTGTTCGAAAGAGAGAAGATAGACATCGTCTGGGCCGTGGGTCCAACGATCATGATGAAGTTCTGCAGCATGAAGGCGAAGGAGCATGGTGTGAAGATCTGGGTGTCTCTGAACCCCATCATGGTGGATGGAACTGGCATGTGTGGTGCGTGCAGAGTGAGCGTGGACGGAAAGATCAGATTCGCCTGCGTGGATGGACCGGAGTTCGAGGGAGACCGGGTCGATTGGGACGAACTTTTTAAGAGGCTGGCTCAGTACAGGAAAGAAGAGGAAGAGAGCCTGAAACTCTTCATTCAAAAAGTGGGTGATCTGTCGTGGCTGTGA